One part of the Nocardioides zeae genome encodes these proteins:
- a CDS encoding histidine kinase N-terminal 7TM domain-containing protein, producing MASQLALAVHVVALVVAAALTVVALVRRDRLVAGRTVALACASAAAWAGHVAWFEASGLSRGLLLWLPAVGATCGLLWTVARRMTDATWRPSRAVVALLVAEPLVVAAWQVLLGPHAVVSVGAIVSFGPLFAVHTAYCFALLLLAVLALARRSNDREGAVRLQAAALQWGAVAALVTEAMRLQLTDVAAVAALTVFVGAGVRGPARPVVPPSPDRLLDDLGALVLAFDAGRRLVEWNRPAELLLALAGREPRVGDAVADVLGVDLPFSDGTVLEVPAVGGTTRLTGFCHALYDAGDGGGWSVVLRRIGRPVPSAPPSAPAAGPAVPALRSLPEHDAETGLLTPLGLVEQLGVHLGGGAAHLEDTPPPRAVVAIVEPAPGGVARDARTLGRWAEAHASPVGVARWTSGRLAVVALAERDARQAEAIARDVRAAVSADARIEVLLGDGDLAAVLSLIGEAEGRLAAD from the coding sequence GTGGCCAGCCAACTCGCGCTCGCGGTGCACGTCGTCGCCCTCGTCGTCGCGGCGGCGTTGACGGTCGTCGCCCTCGTCCGGCGCGACCGCCTCGTGGCGGGTCGCACGGTCGCCCTCGCCTGCGCCTCGGCCGCCGCGTGGGCCGGTCACGTCGCGTGGTTCGAGGCGTCCGGGCTCTCGCGGGGGCTGCTCCTGTGGCTGCCCGCGGTCGGGGCGACCTGCGGCCTGCTGTGGACCGTCGCCCGTCGCATGACCGACGCCACCTGGCGCCCGTCGCGTGCCGTCGTCGCGCTGCTGGTCGCCGAGCCCCTCGTCGTCGCCGCCTGGCAGGTGCTGCTGGGCCCCCACGCGGTCGTGTCGGTCGGCGCCATCGTGAGCTTCGGCCCGCTGTTCGCCGTGCACACGGCCTACTGCTTCGCGCTCCTCCTCCTCGCCGTCCTGGCCCTGGCCCGCCGCAGCAACGACCGCGAGGGGGCGGTGCGGCTCCAGGCGGCCGCCCTGCAGTGGGGTGCCGTGGCCGCGCTGGTGACGGAGGCGATGCGTCTGCAGCTGACCGACGTCGCGGCGGTCGCCGCGCTCACCGTCTTCGTCGGCGCCGGGGTGCGGGGGCCGGCTCGGCCGGTCGTGCCCCCGTCACCGGACCGGCTGCTCGACGACCTGGGCGCCCTCGTCCTCGCCTTCGACGCCGGACGCCGGCTCGTCGAGTGGAACCGGCCGGCCGAGCTGCTCCTCGCCCTCGCCGGCCGCGAGCCGCGCGTGGGCGACGCCGTCGCGGACGTGCTCGGGGTGGACCTGCCCTTCTCCGACGGCACCGTCCTCGAGGTGCCGGCCGTGGGCGGCACCACCCGGCTCACCGGCTTCTGCCACGCCCTGTACGACGCGGGCGACGGCGGCGGCTGGTCCGTGGTGCTCCGGCGGATCGGGCGCCCCGTGCCGTCCGCGCCACCGTCCGCGCCGGCGGCAGGCCCCGCCGTTCCGGCGCTGCGCAGCCTGCCGGAGCACGACGCCGAGACCGGACTGCTCACGCCGCTCGGGCTGGTCGAGCAGCTGGGCGTCCACCTGGGCGGCGGTGCCGCACACCTCGAGGACACGCCCCCTCCGCGCGCCGTCGTCGCCATCGTCGAGCCCGCCCCCGGCGGCGTCGCGCGGGACGCCCGGACGCTCGGACGCTGGGCCGAGGCGCACGCGAGCCCCGTCGGCGTCGCACGCTGGACGTCCGGCCGGCTCGCCGTCGTGGCACTGGCCGAGCGCGACGCTCGTCAGGCGGAGGCGATCGCCCGCGACGTACGCGCCGCGGTCTCCGCGGACGCCCGCATCGAGGTGCTGCTCGGCGACGGCGACCTCGCCGCCGTCCTGTCCCTCATCGGCGAGGCGGAGGGTCGCCTGGCCGCGGACTGA